The Candidatus Phaeomarinobacter ectocarpi genome includes a region encoding these proteins:
- a CDS encoding DUF6898 family protein translates to MVGSRKPSGNASTERVYFEFVPRGAYVKVSAVHEGTGTEVSIVGDARVTEADLKRIALRKLEKALADLPKKRR, encoded by the coding sequence ATGGTGGGCTCACGCAAACCGTCCGGGAATGCGTCAACTGAGCGGGTCTATTTCGAATTCGTGCCGCGGGGCGCCTATGTGAAGGTCAGCGCCGTCCATGAAGGGACGGGGACGGAGGTCTCCATTGTGGGAGACGCCCGCGTTACCGAGGCTGATCTCAAACGCATCGCCTTGCGCAAACTCGAAAAAGCGCTTGCAGACCTGCCGAAAAAAAGGCGCTGA